The Bosea sp. AS-1 region ACCCAACGCCCCGCCCGAGGCGCCTCCTGCGACACCGATCGACCTGCCGCCGGAGCGCGAGCCGCGTCAGCCGCAGGAATGAACCCGAGGAGCGGCGTCTCTCTGCAGAACCTCAGAAGACGTAGCCGACGCGCACGCCGTAATTGGTGATGCCGGGGTTGTCATGGCAAAGCCCGGCATTCGACATGTGCTCGACCGTGGCCATGACGCTCCAGTTCGCACTGAGGCGGTAGCCGAGCGAGGCGGATTCGCGGAACAGCGGCGAGCAGCCGAGCGCGATCCGATCCAGCGGGACAACGCGACCGGTCTTGCCATTGTGGAAGCCCGCGCCGACGCTGATTTCGGCAAAGAGCCTGTCGGTGAAGTCGTAGGTCCAGGTGAAGCCGGCATAGACGGCGCTGGTATCGCCAGCCGTGTTGAGCGTCGTGCCGAGATGGAGCCGCGGCACGAAGAAGGCCATCGCCGGATCGGCTGGCTGGAACGGCTTGACGAAGAGGATCTCGAGATTGGCGTCGACGCTGCCGCTTTCGCGTGCGGCGGGGTTATGGGCGAGAACGCCGCCGCGCAGTTCCGAGATCAGGCCGACACCGACAACCGGCGGCGCATAGGCGAGGGGCGTCGTGAGATCGGCCGCGCCAGCCTCGCTGGCGAAAAGACCGAGAGTGACCAGGAGGAGGACACCCAGAGGCAACCGCAAGGACCGCATCAGACGAACCTCCGCTGCGATTCGTCATGGTTAACGAATCCTGTGCAGCGGAGAGTCGCCGGAATATGGTTTGCGAATCCTTAAGGTGGAGAAGGCGCCGGCCTTAGACCTTCGGCGCTTCGCCCGAACCGATATCCCAGTAGAGCCCGGCCATGGCGGTGAGCCCTTCGCGGGCGATGGCGACCGGCAGGTGCTCGTCCGGCGCGTGCTGCTGGCAGCCGGGGTAGGAGTGCGGCACCCAGATGGTGCGCAGCTTCAGGACCTCGGCGAAGATGTCGTTGGGCAGCGAGCCGCCGAGATTGGGCAGCAGCGCTGGTTTCTTGCCCGTGCTCTTGGCGATCGAGTCGATGGTGAACTGGACCCAGACGTCGTCGGGGTCGAGTCGCGTCGCACCGAAGCGTTCCGTGCCGGGTGTCACGATCTCAACCATGGAGAAGCCGTGGCGGTCGAGATGACGGCGCAGCGCCGGGATCACATCATGCGGATCGATGCCGACGACGAAGCGCAGGCCGCAGCGGGCCCAGGCGCTCGGAGGTACGGCGTTGACCGGCGTTTCCGGCACACCCGACTTCATCGCCAGTACGTCGAAGGAGCACCAGCCGAAGACCTGCTCGGCCGGAGAGAGACCAGCCTCGCCCCAGTTCGGATCGATGGTCGGACCATCGGGGCCGCCATCGACCTCGCAATCGGCAAGCGCGCGTCGC contains the following coding sequences:
- a CDS encoding acyloxyacyl hydrolase, producing MRSLRLPLGVLLLVTLGLFASEAGAADLTTPLAYAPPVVGVGLISELRGGVLAHNPAARESGSVDANLEILFVKPFQPADPAMAFFVPRLHLGTTLNTAGDTSAVYAGFTWTYDFTDRLFAEISVGAGFHNGKTGRVVPLDRIALGCSPLFRESASLGYRLSANWSVMATVEHMSNAGLCHDNPGITNYGVRVGYVF